A single window of Drosophila albomicans strain 15112-1751.03 unplaced genomic scaffold, ASM965048v2 utg000051l_pilon, whole genome shotgun sequence DNA harbors:
- the LOC117573095 gene encoding putative mediator of RNA polymerase II transcription subunit 26, with amino-acid sequence MAFLKVSLTGNQLLHTRPSFFSILSKSYGTFRQALPNFPFPSAVNINRHQAVKSRPVQKYRYLTSKLETRKSKNYVAFIDDECEKKKLDKKQNSKLHAEQLKKLMFNGSENDITKPFVQPKFLQKQELKDQLQAKFQLKLQQQEQQQKKKQSLTNVNQFYQDERKTTSNPLKRLKASFVNDASIELLPMSLPQLQPPKQQSQQQQQQPKQQEKHATEANYYERVLRTQMENMQRIKERDKEIKNHFEKFKVYEKMNQLMKQAHDAEDNDNDNASQPKSYKISTTIARERQQQHHIRNVTRNAVELQLLRSTHLRHTPMYKQTVTFAPYTPVNDSSDNGDIIARQRSSKSKQQSSPQSEYHAFMKSTRAIEMLQCDSVLYKLCKNSIKDRNSKY; translated from the exons ATGGCCTTTCTCAAGGTATCGTTAACAGGGAATCAATTGCTTCACACGAGACCAA GTTTCTTTTCTATATTGAGCAAGAGTTATGGTACTTTCCGGCAAGCGTTGCCcaatttcccatttcccaGCGCTGTGAATATCAATCGACATCAGGCGGTCAAATCGCGGCCAGtgcaaaaatatcgatatctAACGTCAAAGCTGGAGACTCGCAAATCCAAAAACTATGTTGCCTTTATCGACGACGAATGTGAGAAGAAAAAGCTGGATAAAAAGCAGAATTCGAAGCTGCATGCAGAGCAATTGAAAAAGTTAATGTTCAACGGCAGCGAAAATGATATTACAAAACCGTTTGTTCAACCCAAATTCTTACAAAAACAGGAGTTAAAGGATCAGCTGCAGGCGAAATTCCAGCTAAAGTtgcaacagcaagaacaacaacaaaagaagaagcaaagCTTGACGAatgtaaatcaattttatcaAGATGAACGCAAGACAACATCAAATCCTTTAAAGCGGCTGAAAGCTTCCTTCGTTAATGATGCATCGATAGAGTTATTACCAATGTCATTACCACAGCTTCAACCACCAAAGCAGCAgtctcaacaacaacagcaacaaccaaaacaacagGAAAAACATGCAACTGAGGCAAATTATTACGAGAGAGTGTTGAGAACACAAATGGAGAATATGCAAAGGATCAAGGAACGCGACAAGGAAATCAAAAACCATTTCGAGAAATTCAAGGTGTACGAAAAAATGAATCAGCTGATGAAACAGGCGCATGATGCCGaggataatgataatgataacgCATCGCAACCCAAATCCTACAAGATTTCTACAACGATTGCAAGggaacgacagcaacagcatcacaTACGAAATGTTACACGAAATGCGGTGGAATTGCAACTGCTGCGATCAACACATCTAAGGCATACGCCCATGTATAAGCAAACCGTTACGTTTGCACCCTATACTCCCGTCAATGATAGTTCCGATAACGGCGACATTATCGCCAGGCAGCGATCCAGCAAATCCAAGCAACAATCGAGTCCCCAAAGCGAGTATCACGCATTCATGAAATCAACTCGTGCCATCGAAATGCTACAATGTGATTCGGTCCTTTACAAGTTGTGCAAGAACTCTATCAAGGACCGCAACTCTAAATATTGA